Proteins encoded within one genomic window of Streptomyces profundus:
- a CDS encoding YidH family protein, translated as MIGRARDTVRGWFSPQLLREEGPTPDFRFSLANERTFLAWLRTALALLAGGIAVQQFLTEIPQGFRTAVALLLLAGGALCAVRGVNHWVRTERAIRRGDDLPLSRFPAFLALGTVLTALLVIGALLWPR; from the coding sequence ATGATCGGACGAGCGCGCGACACGGTGCGTGGGTGGTTCTCGCCTCAACTGCTGCGGGAGGAGGGGCCAACCCCGGACTTCCGGTTCTCGCTTGCCAATGAGCGAACGTTTCTGGCCTGGTTGCGAACCGCGCTCGCGCTGCTTGCGGGTGGGATCGCGGTCCAGCAGTTCCTGACCGAGATTCCCCAGGGCTTCCGTACCGCGGTGGCGCTGCTGTTGCTGGCGGGCGGTGCGCTGTGCGCCGTGCGCGGCGTGAACCACTGGGTGCGGACCGAGCGGGCGATACGGCGCGGGGACGATCTCCCGCTGAGCCGCTTCCCGGCGTTCCTCGCCCTCGGGACGGTGCTCACGGCGCTGCTGGTGATCGGGGCCCTGCTGTGGCCTCGGTAG
- a CDS encoding MaoC family dehydratase: MAEPRIFASPDELADAVGERLGVSAWLRIDQERIDQFADATGDHQWIHTDPERAATGPFHGTIAHGYLTLALLPRLIPEVLRVEGARLAVNYGMNRVRFPAPVPVGSRVRATASVLDAQPVAGGWQLTLAVTVEREGGAKPVCVAETVTRYLV; this comes from the coding sequence ATGGCTGAACCACGGATCTTCGCCTCCCCCGACGAGTTGGCCGACGCGGTGGGTGAGCGCCTGGGCGTGAGCGCGTGGCTGCGGATCGATCAGGAGCGGATCGATCAGTTCGCCGACGCCACCGGTGATCACCAATGGATTCACACCGATCCCGAACGCGCGGCAACCGGCCCTTTTCACGGCACGATCGCTCATGGCTATCTGACGTTGGCGCTGTTGCCCCGGCTGATCCCCGAGGTGCTGCGGGTGGAGGGGGCGCGGTTGGCCGTGAACTACGGGATGAACCGGGTCCGCTTCCCCGCCCCCGTGCCGGTCGGGTCCAGGGTGCGGGCCACCGCGTCCGTGCTGGACGCCCAACCCGTGGCGGGCGGCTGGCAGTTGACGCTCGCGGTGACCGTGGAGCGGGAGGGCGGCGCGAAGCCGGTCTGTGTCGCGGAGACGGTCACCCGGTATCTGGTCTGA
- a CDS encoding FAD-binding dehydrogenase — protein MAYDADVIVIGAGLAGLVAAAEVADAGHKVILLDQEPEASLGGQAHWSFGGLFLVNSPEQRRLRVRDSHELAWQDWLGTAGFDRREDHWPRRWAEAYVDFAAGEKRSWLRGQGIRFFPAVGWAERGGYDAVGHGNSVPRFHVTWGTGPGVVAPFERRVRQAAERGLVDLRFRHRVSGLARSGGTVDTVTGEVLADDTARRGVASNREVVGAFELRAQAVIVTSGGIGGNPELVRAAWPQRLGPPPERMLSGVPAHVDGLMLGIAERAGARLINRDRMWHYTEGITNWDPIWARHGIRILPGPSSLWLDATGQRLPVPLFPGFDTLGTLAHIRGTGHDHTWFVLTQRIVEKEFALSGSEQNPDLTGKSVRQVLGRARSGAPAPVQAFLERGADFVVEHELGALVRGMNAVAGEKLIEESALRRQIEARDREIGNKFTKDLQITAVRGARGYLGDRLIRIAAPHRLLDPKAGPLIAVRLHLLTRKTLGGLETDLSGRVLTEGGEPLPGVYAAGEAAGFGGGGMHGYRSLEGTFLGGCLFSGREAGRAAAKAI, from the coding sequence ATGGCGTATGACGCCGACGTGATCGTGATCGGTGCCGGGCTGGCCGGCCTGGTGGCCGCCGCCGAGGTGGCGGACGCCGGCCACAAGGTCATCTTGCTCGACCAGGAACCCGAGGCGTCGTTGGGCGGCCAGGCCCACTGGTCCTTCGGCGGCCTCTTCCTGGTGAACTCCCCCGAGCAGCGGCGCCTGCGGGTGCGGGACAGCCACGAGTTGGCCTGGCAGGACTGGTTGGGCACGGCCGGGTTCGACCGGCGCGAGGACCACTGGCCCCGCCGCTGGGCCGAGGCCTATGTGGACTTCGCCGCCGGCGAGAAGCGCTCCTGGCTGCGCGGCCAGGGCATCCGCTTCTTCCCCGCGGTCGGCTGGGCGGAGCGCGGCGGCTACGACGCGGTCGGCCACGGCAACTCAGTGCCGCGCTTCCATGTCACCTGGGGCACGGGCCCGGGGGTGGTCGCCCCGTTCGAACGCCGGGTGCGGCAGGCCGCCGAACGCGGCCTCGTCGACCTGCGGTTCCGCCACCGCGTCAGCGGACTGGCGCGCAGCGGCGGCACCGTGGACACGGTCACCGGCGAGGTGCTCGCGGACGACACCGCCCGCCGGGGGGTGGCCAGCAACCGGGAGGTGGTGGGCGCCTTCGAACTGCGCGCCCAGGCGGTCATCGTCACCTCGGGCGGCATCGGCGGCAACCCCGAACTGGTGCGCGCCGCCTGGCCGCAGCGGCTCGGCCCACCGCCGGAGCGGATGCTCAGCGGGGTGCCCGCCCATGTGGACGGCCTGATGTTGGGTATCGCCGAACGCGCCGGCGCCCGACTGATCAACCGCGACCGGATGTGGCACTACACCGAGGGCATCACCAACTGGGATCCGATCTGGGCCCGTCACGGCATCCGCATCCTGCCCGGCCCTTCCTCGCTCTGGCTGGACGCCACCGGGCAGCGGCTCCCCGTGCCGCTCTTCCCCGGGTTCGACACCCTGGGCACCCTGGCGCACATCCGAGGCACCGGGCACGACCACACCTGGTTCGTGCTCACCCAGCGGATCGTCGAGAAGGAGTTCGCGCTCTCCGGGTCCGAACAGAACCCGGACCTCACCGGCAAGAGCGTGCGCCAGGTCCTGGGCCGGGCCCGCTCCGGGGCGCCGGCCCCCGTCCAGGCGTTCCTCGAACGGGGCGCGGACTTCGTCGTGGAGCACGAACTCGGCGCCCTGGTCAGGGGGATGAACGCGGTGGCCGGCGAGAAGCTGATCGAGGAGTCCGCCCTGCGCCGCCAGATCGAGGCCCGCGACCGCGAGATCGGCAACAAGTTCACCAAGGACCTACAGATCACCGCGGTGCGCGGGGCGCGCGGCTATCTCGGCGACCGGCTGATCCGGATCGCCGCCCCGCACCGCCTGCTGGACCCCAAGGCCGGGCCGCTGATCGCGGTGCGGCTGCATCTGCTCACCCGGAAGACACTCGGCGGCCTGGAGACCGACCTCTCCGGACGGGTGCTCACCGAGGGGGGCGAACCGCTGCCCGGCGTGTACGCGGCGGGCGAGGCGGCCGGCTTCGGCGGCGGTGGCATGCACGGATACCGCTCCCTGGAGGGCACCTTCCTCGGCGGCTGTCTCTTCTCCGGGCGCGAGGCCGGCCGCGCCGCGGCCAAGGCCATCTGA
- a CDS encoding cold-shock protein, which yields MATGTVKWFNAEKGFGFIEQEGGGADVFAHYSNIATQGFRELHEGQKVTFDVTQGQKGPQAENIVPA from the coding sequence ATGGCTACTGGCACCGTCAAGTGGTTCAACGCGGAAAAGGGCTTCGGCTTCATCGAGCAGGAGGGTGGCGGCGCTGACGTCTTCGCCCACTACTCGAACATCGCCACCCAGGGCTTCCGCGAGCTCCACGAGGGCCAGAAGGTGACCTTCGACGTCACCCAGGGCCAGAAGGGCCCGCAGGCGGAGAACATCGTTCCTGCCTGA
- the hmgA gene encoding homogentisate 1,2-dioxygenase, with amino-acid sequence MNGDEAAGSVVTSAGPVGSEPRYLSGFGNEHSSEAVPGALPVGRNSPQRAPLGLYAEQLSGTAFTEPRAHNRRSWLYRMRPSAAHPPLRRIDHGALRGAPFDEVEPDPNRMRWDPLPEPPAGTDFVAGLWTLGGNGDARRRTGLAIHLYAANTSMTDRVFGDADGELLLVPERGALRLRTEFGVLVAAPGQVALIPRGVRFRVELPDGRARGYVCENYGQPFTLPELGPIGANGLANARDFLAPTAAFDEPTGPVEVIDKFCGRLWAAERDHTPLDVVAWHGNHLPYLYDLRRFNVLGSLSYDHPDPSIFTVLTSPSEIPGQANADFVVFAPRWLVGEDTFRPPYFHRNVMTEYMGLIEGAYDAKAEGFRPGGGSLHNMMSAHGPDRSTFDRASTAELRPERVDQGLAFMFETRWPVALTAAAVDAPHRQRGYDDVWQGLGRNFPESGGSAPS; translated from the coding sequence ATGAACGGCGACGAGGCGGCCGGGTCGGTGGTCACCAGCGCGGGGCCGGTGGGCAGCGAGCCGCGGTATCTGTCGGGCTTCGGCAACGAACACAGCAGCGAGGCGGTCCCGGGCGCGCTGCCCGTGGGGCGCAACTCACCCCAGCGCGCGCCCCTGGGGCTCTACGCGGAACAGCTCAGCGGCACCGCCTTCACCGAGCCGAGGGCGCACAACCGGCGCTCGTGGCTCTATCGCATGCGCCCCTCGGCCGCCCATCCGCCGCTGCGGCGGATCGACCACGGTGCGCTGCGCGGCGCCCCCTTCGACGAGGTCGAGCCCGACCCCAACCGCATGCGGTGGGACCCGCTGCCCGAGCCGCCGGCCGGCACGGACTTCGTCGCCGGGCTCTGGACCCTGGGCGGCAACGGCGACGCCCGGCGCCGCACCGGTCTGGCGATTCACCTCTACGCCGCCAACACCTCGATGACCGACCGGGTGTTCGGCGACGCGGACGGCGAGCTGCTGCTGGTGCCCGAGCGCGGGGCACTGCGGCTGCGCACCGAGTTCGGTGTGCTGGTGGCGGCGCCCGGCCAGGTGGCGCTGATCCCTCGTGGGGTGCGCTTCCGCGTGGAGCTGCCGGACGGGCGGGCCAGGGGCTATGTCTGCGAGAACTACGGCCAGCCGTTCACGCTGCCGGAGTTGGGCCCGATCGGGGCCAACGGACTGGCCAACGCCAGGGACTTCCTGGCGCCGACCGCCGCGTTCGACGAGCCGACGGGTCCTGTCGAGGTGATCGACAAGTTCTGCGGCCGGCTCTGGGCGGCCGAACGTGACCACACCCCGCTGGACGTGGTCGCCTGGCACGGCAACCATCTGCCGTACCTCTACGACCTGCGCCGGTTCAACGTGCTCGGCTCCCTCAGCTACGACCATCCCGATCCGTCGATCTTCACCGTGCTCACCTCGCCGTCCGAGATCCCGGGGCAGGCCAACGCGGACTTCGTGGTCTTCGCACCCCGCTGGCTGGTGGGCGAGGACACCTTCCGGCCGCCGTACTTCCACCGCAACGTGATGACCGAGTACATGGGGTTGATCGAGGGCGCCTACGACGCCAAGGCGGAGGGATTCCGCCCCGGCGGTGGTTCCTTGCACAACATGATGTCCGCCCACGGTCCGGATCGGAGCACGTTCGACCGGGCGAGCACGGCGGAGCTGCGTCCGGAACGGGTCGACCAGGGGCTCGCGTTCATGTTCGAGACCCGTTGGCCGGTGGCCCTCACCGCGGCGGCGGTGGACGCGCCCCATCGACAGCGCGGGTACGACGATGTGTGGCAGGGTCTTGGGCGGAACTTCCCCGAGAGCGGCGGCAGCGCCCCCTCGTGA
- a CDS encoding SCO5918 family protein, with protein MRCIIARFPFDLVKSEVEHLMKGVKPEPVTGESVTIGRREYPVMQVGQVITKQDRRDFSAREVTRALNKLGFTCRTASGSLGIPG; from the coding sequence ATGCGTTGCATCATCGCCCGCTTTCCCTTCGACCTGGTCAAGAGTGAGGTCGAGCACCTGATGAAGGGCGTCAAGCCCGAGCCCGTCACCGGGGAGTCGGTGACCATCGGCCGCCGCGAGTACCCGGTCATGCAGGTCGGCCAGGTGATCACCAAGCAGGACCGCCGTGACTTCTCGGCCCGTGAGGTGACGCGGGCGCTGAACAAGCTGGGTTTCACCTGCCGCACCGCGAGCGGGAGCCTCGGCATCCCCGGCTGA
- a CDS encoding TetR/AcrR family transcriptional regulator, whose amino-acid sequence MTQRDDLLRGAKQCLTEKGYSHTTARDIAAASGSHLASIGYHFGSKDKLMRAAVLEASGEWGDAIEAAARSAGGEAPPQRLAALIGGLMAAIPEARPVHLASLQALAEAAFDEELRLALAAGFHEGRRALAAITLDRPTDEVDPAAERGIGSVMYALAVGYIAQFLIDPESLPNAEEVIAALRTLETTPPAPASTEE is encoded by the coding sequence ATGACTCAGCGCGACGACCTGCTCAGAGGCGCCAAGCAGTGCCTGACCGAGAAGGGCTACAGCCACACCACCGCCCGGGACATCGCGGCGGCCTCCGGCTCCCATCTGGCCTCGATCGGCTACCACTTCGGCTCGAAGGACAAGCTGATGCGGGCGGCGGTGCTTGAGGCCTCGGGCGAGTGGGGCGACGCCATCGAGGCCGCCGCCCGGTCCGCCGGCGGCGAGGCGCCGCCCCAGCGGCTCGCCGCCCTGATCGGGGGGCTCATGGCGGCCATCCCCGAGGCCAGGCCCGTCCACCTGGCGAGCCTCCAGGCCCTGGCGGAGGCGGCGTTCGACGAGGAGCTCCGCCTGGCGCTCGCCGCAGGATTCCACGAGGGCCGGCGGGCCCTGGCCGCGATCACGCTCGACCGCCCCACGGACGAGGTGGATCCGGCCGCCGAACGCGGCATCGGCTCGGTGATGTACGCGCTGGCCGTCGGTTATATCGCGCAGTTCCTGATCGATCCGGAATCCCTGCCGAATGCCGAAGAAGTCATCGCGGCGCTACGGACGCTGGAGACCACTCCGCCCGCGCCCGCGTCGACGGAGGAGTGA
- a CDS encoding BCCT family transporter, whose protein sequence is MPGDKNSPTSEGPKRAAFREPRTDYVVFGVSAAATLAFVIWGAVATDSLADVSTDLLNSIIENAGWAFVLAASGFVVFALWLAISRYGRITLGKEGEAPEFRTVSWVAMMFSAGMGIGLMFWGVAEPLNHYTTAPPGTSPDDSGEAMATSMATTLFHWTLHPWAIYAVVGMAIAYSAYRRGRRQTISAVFTPLIGERRANGGVGKVIDILAIVATLFGSAASLGLGALQIGSGIEELDWMEDVGNGLLVAIIAFLTAAFVLSAVSGVAKGIQWLSNINMVLAGILALFVFIAGPTVLILDLIPTSVGSFIDQLPQMAARTEASGGEDVAGWLSGWTVFYWAWWISWTPFVGMFIARISRGRTIRQFVGGVILVPSAVSLVWFAIFGGTGMREQENGVDIAGEATTEGQLFTVLAEYPMVTVTSLLVMILVGIFFVSGADAASIVMGTLSQKGSQEPHRLVVIFWGALTGAVAAIMLLVGSGEAEPGSDENPALDGLQNLTILAAVPFTLVMIGLCFAFMRDLRQDSLVLREQKGEEVVEMAVIAGGEKYAGDFEIRIGPGTADLPDTPAADRSTTTLGKPQRAPGAADAGPADTESGDAGSDGGGSDGGGGGGSDGS, encoded by the coding sequence GTGCCAGGCGATAAGAACTCACCGACATCGGAAGGGCCCAAGCGGGCGGCATTCAGAGAACCACGAACGGATTACGTGGTCTTCGGCGTATCCGCCGCCGCGACTCTTGCCTTTGTCATCTGGGGAGCCGTCGCCACGGACTCATTGGCCGACGTTTCGACCGACTTGCTGAACAGCATCATCGAGAACGCGGGATGGGCATTCGTCCTCGCCGCCTCGGGTTTCGTGGTGTTCGCGCTGTGGCTGGCGATCAGCCGCTACGGCCGGATCACCCTGGGCAAGGAGGGGGAGGCACCCGAGTTCAGGACCGTGTCCTGGGTGGCGATGATGTTCAGCGCCGGCATGGGCATCGGGCTCATGTTCTGGGGCGTCGCCGAGCCGCTCAACCACTACACCACCGCTCCCCCCGGCACGTCGCCCGACGACTCGGGCGAGGCCATGGCCACCTCCATGGCGACCACGCTCTTCCACTGGACCCTGCACCCCTGGGCGATCTACGCGGTCGTCGGCATGGCCATCGCCTACAGCGCCTACCGGCGCGGACGCCGACAGACCATCAGCGCCGTCTTCACCCCGCTGATCGGTGAGCGGCGCGCCAACGGCGGGGTCGGCAAGGTCATCGACATCCTGGCCATCGTCGCCACCCTCTTCGGCTCGGCCGCCTCGCTGGGGCTCGGCGCGCTCCAGATCGGCAGCGGCATAGAGGAACTGGACTGGATGGAGGATGTCGGCAACGGTCTGCTGGTGGCGATCATCGCCTTCCTGACCGCGGCGTTCGTGCTCTCCGCCGTCTCCGGGGTGGCCAAGGGCATCCAGTGGCTCTCCAACATCAACATGGTGCTGGCCGGCATTCTGGCGCTGTTCGTCTTCATCGCGGGCCCGACCGTGCTGATCCTGGACCTGATCCCGACCTCGGTCGGCTCGTTCATCGACCAGCTGCCCCAGATGGCGGCGCGCACCGAGGCCAGCGGCGGCGAGGACGTGGCCGGTTGGCTCTCCGGCTGGACGGTCTTCTACTGGGCGTGGTGGATCTCCTGGACGCCCTTCGTCGGCATGTTCATCGCCCGGATCAGCCGTGGTCGCACCATCAGGCAGTTCGTCGGCGGTGTGATCCTGGTGCCCAGCGCGGTCAGCCTGGTCTGGTTCGCCATCTTCGGCGGCACGGGCATGCGCGAACAGGAGAACGGCGTCGACATCGCCGGCGAGGCGACCACCGAGGGCCAGCTGTTCACGGTGCTGGCCGAGTACCCGATGGTCACCGTCACCTCGCTGCTGGTGATGATCCTGGTCGGCATCTTCTTCGTCTCCGGCGCGGACGCGGCGTCCATCGTGATGGGCACGCTGTCGCAGAAGGGGTCCCAGGAGCCGCACCGGCTGGTCGTGATCTTCTGGGGCGCGCTCACCGGTGCGGTGGCCGCGATCATGCTGTTGGTCGGGAGCGGCGAGGCGGAACCGGGCTCCGACGAGAACCCGGCGCTGGACGGCCTACAGAACCTGACGATTCTGGCGGCCGTGCCCTTCACGCTGGTGATGATCGGACTGTGCTTCGCGTTCATGCGCGATCTGCGGCAGGACTCGCTGGTGCTGCGCGAGCAGAAGGGCGAGGAGGTCGTCGAGATGGCGGTGATCGCCGGCGGCGAGAAGTACGCGGGCGACTTCGAGATCAGGATCGGCCCGGGCACGGCCGACCTCCCGGACACGCCGGCGGCCGACCGGTCGACCACCACGCTCGGCAAGCCGCAGCGGGCCCCGGGGGCGGCGGACGCCGGACCGGCTGACACGGAGTCCGGTGACGCCGGGTCGGACGGCGGCGGATCGGACGGCGGTGGGGGCGGCGGCTCCGACGGGAGCTGA
- a CDS encoding ATP-binding protein yields MYGTQIMDRSHGVATPVASVAGTSMAEVRDARDLTRAFCARLTPTPPRDAVDAALLVVSELVTNALRHGGGRYLLELSATGATVRVAVSDGEPRPPKARGPDVLRGGGFGWPLVRSLSVEVGVRCHAKGKTVSAVLPRG; encoded by the coding sequence ATGTATGGCACACAGATCATGGACAGGTCGCACGGGGTCGCGACCCCCGTCGCCAGCGTGGCCGGGACCTCGATGGCCGAGGTGCGCGACGCGCGCGACCTCACCCGCGCCTTCTGCGCGCGGCTGACCCCGACCCCGCCCCGTGACGCCGTGGACGCGGCGCTGCTGGTCGTCTCCGAGTTGGTCACCAACGCGCTGCGGCACGGCGGCGGACGCTATCTGCTCGAACTGTCGGCGACCGGGGCGACGGTGCGGGTCGCGGTCAGCGACGGCGAGCCCCGCCCGCCGAAGGCCCGAGGGCCCGACGTGCTGCGCGGCGGGGGCTTCGGCTGGCCGCTGGTGCGTTCCCTCTCCGTCGAGGTGGGCGTCCGCTGCCACGCGAAGGGGAAGACCGTCAGCGCCGTGCTGCCGCGCGGCTGA
- a CDS encoding DEAD/DEAH box helicase, whose amino-acid sequence MNRSAQAGHRPRTGSGAGKRRDGLGSPAQRGGKAPRGGSGGKGRRPAAPPGEFALPNTVSPPLPPVEAFDELELPAPLLAALAVEGVAIPFPIQAATLPNALAGRDVLGRGRTGSGKTLAFGLALLARTAGQRAEPRQPLALVLVPTRELAQQVTEALTPYARALRLRMTTVIGGVSIRRQSNALRDGAEIVVATPGRLNDLVTRGDCALERVAITVLDEADQMTDMGFLPQVTALLTQVGPEGQRMLFSATLDRNVDRLVRRFLRDPVVHSVDPSAGAVSTMEHHLLYVPDTDKRATATEIAARDGRVIMFLDTRRAVDRLAKHLALNGVRAAALHGSKSQAQRTRTLDWFRSGHVTVLLATNVAARGLHVDDLDLVVNVDPPGDHKDYLHRGGRTARAGASGRVVTLVLPEQRREIHRLMDHAGITPQVSHVRSGSDELRRVTGAQAPSGVPVILEAPASKPAAKPAAKTAKSAARGAAPGGGQRRGRRPVGRRSGAAPRQGGGGTRRAPGTES is encoded by the coding sequence ATGAACCGCTCAGCCCAGGCCGGCCACCGTCCCCGCACGGGGTCAGGGGCCGGAAAGCGCCGGGACGGCCTAGGCTCCCCGGCCCAGCGCGGCGGCAAGGCCCCGCGTGGCGGCTCCGGCGGCAAGGGCCGTCGCCCCGCAGCTCCGCCCGGTGAGTTCGCGCTCCCCAACACCGTCTCTCCCCCGCTGCCCCCCGTCGAGGCCTTCGACGAGCTGGAGCTGCCCGCCCCGCTGCTCGCCGCCCTCGCCGTCGAGGGGGTGGCGATACCGTTCCCCATCCAGGCCGCGACGCTGCCCAACGCGCTGGCCGGCCGCGACGTGCTGGGTCGTGGACGCACCGGCTCGGGCAAGACCCTCGCCTTCGGCCTGGCCCTGCTGGCGCGTACCGCCGGGCAGCGGGCCGAGCCGCGCCAGCCGTTGGCGCTCGTCCTGGTCCCCACCCGCGAGCTGGCCCAGCAGGTCACCGAGGCGCTGACGCCGTACGCGAGGGCCCTGCGGCTGCGCATGACGACCGTCATCGGCGGCGTCTCCATCCGGCGGCAGAGCAACGCGCTGCGCGACGGCGCCGAGATCGTGGTGGCCACCCCCGGCCGGCTCAACGACCTGGTCACCCGGGGCGACTGCGCCCTGGAGCGGGTCGCCATCACGGTGCTGGACGAGGCCGACCAGATGACCGACATGGGCTTTCTGCCGCAGGTCACCGCGCTGTTGACGCAGGTGGGCCCCGAGGGCCAGCGGATGCTGTTCTCGGCGACCCTGGACCGCAACGTGGACCGGCTGGTCCGTCGGTTCCTGCGGGACCCCGTGGTCCACTCGGTCGACCCGTCGGCCGGCGCGGTGAGCACGATGGAGCACCATCTGCTGTACGTCCCCGACACCGACAAGCGGGCGACGGCCACCGAGATCGCGGCCAGGGACGGGCGGGTGATCATGTTCCTGGACACCAGGCGCGCGGTCGACCGGCTCGCCAAGCATCTGGCGCTCAACGGCGTGCGCGCCGCCGCCCTGCACGGCAGCAAGTCGCAGGCGCAGCGCACCCGCACCCTGGACTGGTTCCGGAGCGGACATGTCACCGTGCTGCTGGCCACCAACGTGGCGGCGCGCGGTCTGCATGTGGACGATCTGGACCTGGTCGTCAACGTGGACCCGCCGGGAGACCACAAGGACTACCTGCACCGGGGCGGCCGGACCGCGCGCGCCGGCGCCTCAGGGCGGGTGGTGACGCTGGTGCTGCCCGAGCAGCGGCGGGAGATCCACCGGCTGATGGACCACGCGGGTATCACCCCGCAGGTCTCCCATGTCCGTTCGGGCAGCGACGAGTTGCGCCGGGTCACCGGCGCCCAGGCCCCCTCGGGGGTGCCGGTCATCCTGGAGGCCCCCGCCAGCAAACCAGCGGCCAAGCCCGCAGCGAAGACAGCCAAGTCCGCCGCCAGGGGTGCCGCCCCCGGCGGCGGGCAGCGGCGCGGGCGCCGTCCCGTCGGGCGGCGCTCCGGCGCGGCTCCCCGCCAGGGAGGCGGCGGCACGCGCCGCGCCCCGGGAACGGAATCCTGA
- a CDS encoding response regulator transcription factor: MRALIVENDDKVARALRRTLRAERFEVERVGTVRGAVDAIGHSEFDIALVDLGLDDGDGVEVIRALRDYASTGIIAVTARSEETHRVRGLRAGADDYLVKPFGVAELLARIEAVSRRLRVVRGVPAAQGTIAHGELVIDRDQHQVSHRGSPLQLTRKEFDLFLVLARNVGVVVERDHILDQVWRSTQEGSSRSLDTHMASLRAKLGPAARIATVRGIGYRLEPAGRSGG, encoded by the coding sequence ATGCGCGCCCTCATTGTGGAGAACGACGACAAAGTGGCGCGCGCGCTGCGCCGGACCCTGCGGGCCGAGCGGTTCGAGGTGGAGCGGGTCGGCACGGTGCGGGGCGCGGTGGACGCGATCGGCCATTCGGAGTTCGATATCGCGCTGGTCGACCTGGGCCTGGACGACGGGGACGGCGTCGAGGTGATCAGGGCGCTGCGGGACTACGCGTCGACCGGCATCATCGCGGTGACCGCGCGCAGCGAGGAGACGCACCGGGTGCGCGGGCTGCGGGCGGGCGCGGACGACTACCTGGTCAAGCCCTTCGGGGTGGCCGAGCTGCTCGCCCGGATCGAGGCGGTCAGCCGGCGGCTGCGGGTGGTGCGCGGCGTGCCAGCCGCCCAGGGCACCATCGCGCACGGCGAGCTGGTGATCGACCGGGACCAGCACCAGGTGTCCCACCGGGGCAGCCCGCTCCAGCTGACCCGGAAGGAGTTCGACCTCTTCCTCGTCCTGGCCCGCAACGTCGGCGTGGTGGTCGAGCGGGACCACATACTGGACCAGGTCTGGCGCTCCACCCAGGAGGGCAGCAGCCGCTCCCTGGACACCCATATGGCCTCGCTGCGCGCCAAGCTCGGCCCGGCCGCCCGCATCGCCACCGTGCGGGGCATCGGCTACCGGCTGGAGCCGGCCGGACGATCGGGCGGGTAG
- a CDS encoding GntR family transcriptional regulator, protein MTVFAPDSLELNRKLPLWYQVSQSLRTSILGRPQGSPSRLPTEEQLAEHYGVSVLTMRQALKELEDEGLISRHRRRGTFIEPPAQRGAPVRLFGSLDSIVAQQSGEHSTLLDDAPTAVPVPAEVAEHFPGVAEVVRFRRLRRDRPDGEPVNWVENLIHPEVADRIDPSALEHWPMTRVLRDIAGVRVRRIDNTAQARLADPTTARLLDVPLLSPILHITGVEYDEGERVVDVALMHYRGDRFSFAVTVRATPDEAMGGAGADDGGGGTTGR, encoded by the coding sequence GTGACCGTCTTCGCCCCCGACTCCCTGGAGCTCAACCGCAAGCTCCCGCTGTGGTACCAGGTTTCCCAGTCGTTACGCACCTCGATACTCGGCCGGCCCCAGGGGTCGCCGTCGCGGCTGCCCACGGAGGAGCAGCTGGCCGAGCACTACGGCGTGAGCGTGCTGACCATGCGCCAGGCGCTCAAGGAGCTGGAGGACGAGGGGCTGATCAGCCGGCATCGGCGCCGCGGCACCTTTATCGAGCCACCGGCCCAACGCGGCGCGCCCGTCCGGCTGTTCGGCTCCCTCGACAGCATCGTGGCCCAGCAGTCGGGCGAACACAGCACGCTCCTTGACGACGCCCCGACGGCCGTCCCGGTGCCGGCCGAGGTCGCCGAGCACTTCCCCGGCGTCGCCGAGGTGGTGCGCTTCCGGCGGCTGCGCCGCGACCGCCCGGACGGGGAGCCGGTCAACTGGGTGGAGAACCTGATCCATCCCGAGGTCGCCGACCGGATCGACCCGAGCGCCCTCGAACACTGGCCCATGACCCGGGTGTTGCGGGACATCGCCGGGGTGCGGGTGCGGCGGATCGACAACACGGCCCAGGCCCGACTCGCCGACCCCACCACGGCCCGCCTGCTCGACGTGCCGTTGCTCAGCCCGATCCTGCACATCACGGGGGTGGAGTACGACGAGGGCGAGCGGGTCGTCGACGTGGCGCTGATGCACTACCGGGGGGACCGGTTCTCCTTCGCCGTCACGGTGCGGGCCACACCCGACGAGGCGATGGGGGGCGCCGGGGCGGACGACGGGGGCGGCGGGACGACGGGGCGCTGA